A portion of the Sabethes cyaneus chromosome 3, idSabCyanKW18_F2, whole genome shotgun sequence genome contains these proteins:
- the LOC128740682 gene encoding apical junction component 1 homolog gives MLPPSRDHHYLAPTTVTPTTAIVPTFSLPPEAQQLQSPSSATLEDVLASLLGLPAESHRSSVSSNHTLQIEQVQIRRRSEGDAGKRRNEPSSAGSGAVSSSGTTSGKDAAHSRRVSLDSCETTHKSHGGELLKCRYPKCDATATIAEAKKSYKSCHNCSHLYCSRDCRRAHWEKHRKACLHSRISALCRLVLSTCKDDADTLRHLSVLARRGYLSQGRGVVRILFRSPENADSFIKQGFQCLGEVAYVRWPDLLPSEMGPELYSELLKLSTEYKPDSKMLIYVAICVVSEAPGNATAPVKWERQLVSRCAKLKLCRSVINEINNSPIDRQIPKKDNATDVLILSFNIMSKTTQKSREQVSFNIQHVLRQRGVVLRKHYPEVFLRLSTFVEGTTDRFLPVTMHPRDSVTGRTFVCILMPNYGDSDRLQFPISENSDDERVVTMDVGSELGFSGDPMDASGAAQ, from the exons ATGCTGCCGCCATCCCGCGACCACCATTACCTCGCACCAACCACAGTGACACCGACGACCGCAATCGTACCGACCTTCTCCCTGCCACCCGAGGCCCAGCAGCTACAGTCGCCCAGTTCGGCCACCCTCGAAGATGTCCTTGCCTCGTTGCTCGGACTGCCGGCCGAATCACACAGGTCCTCAG TTTCCAGTAACCACACACTTCAGATCGAACAAGTTCAAATCAGGCGGCGCAGCGAGGGAGATGCCGGTAAGAGACGCAACGAGCCCAGTTCCGCCGGATCCGGTGCGGTCAGCAGCAGTGGCACCACCAGCGGCAAGGACGCTGCACACAGCCGGCGAGTTTCGCTGGATTCGTGCGAGACAACGCACAAAAGCCACGGGGGGGAGTTGCTGAAGTGTCGCTATCCGAAATGCGACGCGACGGCGACGATCGCCGAAGCGAAAAAGTCCTACAAAAGCTGCCACAACTGTTCGCACCTGTACTGCTCGCGGGACTGTCGGAGGGCTCACTGGGAAAAGCATCGAAAAGCATGTTTGCACTCGCGAATCTCCGCTCTCTGTAGACTGGTGTTGTCCACGTGCAAAGACGATGCGGACACTCTGCGGCACCTGAGTGTGCTAGCGAGGCGCGGCTATTTATCGCAAGGACGAGGTGTTGTTAGAATACTGTTTCGTAGTCCGGAGAATGCGGACTCGTTCATTAAACAGGGTTTTCAGTGTTTGGGTGAAGTGGCGTACGTGCGCTGGCCCGACTTACTTCCTTCGGAGATGGGCCCGGAACTGTACTCGGAGCTGCTCAAACTGAGCACCGAGTACAAACCCGATTCCAAGATGCTGATCTACGTTGCGATTTGCGTCGTTTCGGAGGCTCCGGGTAATGCTACGGCCCCAGTCAAATGGGAACGCCAGCTAGTGTCGCGCTGTGCTAAGCTCAAACTTTGCCGGTCGGTCATCAACGAAATCAATAATTCACCCATCGACAGGCAGATTCCGAAGAAGGACAATGCAACCGATGTGCTGATCCTTTCGTTCAATATAATGTctaaaactacgcaaaaaagtCGCGAGCAAGTTTCGTTCAACATCCAGCACGTCCTGCGCCAGCGAGGCGTCGTTCTGCGTAAGCATTATCCCGAAGTCTTCCTGCGGCTGTCCACGTTCGTCGAGGGTACAACCGATCGGTTCCTGCCGGTGACGATGCACCCGCGGGACAGCGTCACCGGGCGGACGTTCGTTTGCATCCTGATGCCCAACTACGGCGACTCCGATCGGTTGCAGTTTCCCATCTCGGAGAACAGTGACGACGAGCGGGTCGTCACGATGGATGTCGGTTCCGAGCTGGGCTTCAGCGGGGATCCCATGGACGCGAGCGGAGCTGCCCAGTAA